GCAATATTAGCTGCAGAATTAGCAACAACTGGAGGTGTTGACAAATGTATGATCTGGGGAGTTTTCGCAAGAAGAGGTTTAGGTGTGAATGCTTCAGCAGGGGTTAAAAATAATATTAATGACCAGATTCAGGACTTTAATGTACCAGAACAATGTTTATTAGCTACAAATGAAGTGAATGGTGATAAGAACAAGAATATTTCTATCTATCCAAACCCGGCTAAAGATGAGTTTTATATCAACTTCCCAAGCAATACCCTTGGAAAAGTAAGTGTAGAACTTTATGATATGTCTGGTAAACTGGTTTCTTCTGAAGATAAAATCTCACCGGATGCTAAGAAAGCAATTTCTACAAGCAATTTGGTAAACGGAACTTATATGGTTAAAATCAAAGGACTTGGTTTTGAAGCAGCTTCAAAAGTAATGGTTAAAAAATAATTTACTTATAATTAATTTCAAAATCGCCACAAGCTTGCTTGTGGCGATTTTGTTTATCTATCATTATAACACTGCAGATAGGTTTAATTTATATGTCGTAACTTTGCAGGCTGTAAAAAAAATTATGAAGAAGAAAAATATACTAAAAGGTGTTTTATTTGTAGGGATTGGAGCTAGTATATACGGTATGTTGGCCACTTTTGTGAAAATGGCTTACCATGATGGTTTCACCACTTCGGAAGTAACTACTTCCCAGTTTGTATTAGGTTTGACGGGACTTTTGATTCTCAATCTTATTCAGACCTTAACCTCGAAGCAGAAATTATCGCTGCCAAATTCTAAAGAAGTCAGAATGTTGCTGCTTGCAGGAACTTCTTTAGGAGGAACAAGCTTATTCTATTATATTGCTGTACAGTATATCAATGTTTCAATTGCCATTGTACTATTGATGCAGTCGGTATGGTTCAGTGTAGTGGTGGAAAGTATTCTTACAAAAAAACTGCCCAATGCAAGAAAAGTAATTTCTGTGGTTATTGTATTACTGGGAACAGTTCTGGCAACAAATCTTATTAATATGGAGATAGAATTGGACTGGCATGGAGTCTTCTGGGGACTGATGGCTGCTGCTTCATATACCTTAACGATGTTCACTTCCAATACGTTGGCTACCCATCTTCCGGTTTTCAGAAAAAGTATTATCATGCTGGCTGGGGGCTCTGTAGTGGTTTTTGCATTTTTATTCTTTGCACAGATCGGACCTATGTATTTTGACGGTTTAAAATCATTATATCTGAATTTTACAGAAAATACAGAGCATATTCATTCATTCAATTATTCAATATTCCTGACATACGGATTTGTGCTGGCTCTTTTTGGAACCATTATTCCACCAATTTTATTCAATATTGGATTTCCAAATGCGGGATTGGGTCTGGGAAGTATTGTTTCATCACTGGAACTTCCGGTTTCTGTTACGATGGCCTTTGTTTTACTGGGTGAGAAAGTATTTCTGATCCAATGGATAGGAATTGCCCTGATCCTTTTTGCTATTGTTTTGATGAACTTACCTTCAAAAAAAGTAAACGAAGTTTCGGTGGCAGAATTGTCTTAAAAAAATATTTAAATAAAATAATAGTTGAAGCCGTTCCTTTTGGAGCGGTTTTTTTAATTTTAATCCTTTAAATAAAAGTTTCATGAAACATTTCAGAAATATAACAGCTGCTTTTGCATTGATAATGTCCGGTTTTATGTTTTCACAGGTAAAGCCTCTGGATGCAATGCTTTCTGACTATAAATATCCTTATGAAGTTCACTTTCTCAATTTTAAGTCTCAGGGCGAAGAGTTGAAAATGGCCTATATGGATGTTCACCCACAAAAGCCCAATGGGAAAACAATAATGCTTCTCCATGGAAAGAATTTCAACGGAGCGTACTGGGAGAAAACAGCAAAGGATTTGTCTGCTAAAGGATTCAGAGTAGTAATTCCTGATCAGATCGGATTTGGAAAATCGTCCAAACCCCATGCTTACCAGTTTTCTTTTTCACAGCTGGCGGAAAATACAAAAGCAGTTCTGGATGAATTAAAGATTGATAAAGCAATAATACTGGGGCATTCAATGGGAGGAATGGTAGCTTCCAGATTTACATTGCTGTATCCGGAGAAAGTACAGAAACTGATTCTTGAAAATCCAATCGGGCTTGAGGATTATAAAACGTTTGCAGCTTACCAGACAATTGATCAGGCATATCAATCTGAACTTAAAAATACATCGGAAACCTATAAAAACTACCAACTGAAATTCTATTATGATAACAAGTGGAAAGAAGAGTATCAGCCATGGCTTGATCTGATTGCAGGATGGACGCTTCATAAAGATTACCCTCAGGTAGCCTGGGATGCAGCTCTTACCTCGGATATGATCTACAATCAGCCGGTATGCTATGAATTTAAAAATATTAAAGTTCCTACACTGCTTATTATTGGAACAAGAGACAGAACCGCAATAGGGAAAGACAGAGCTCCCAAGGAACTTCAGCCGAAAATGGGACAATATCAGGAGCTAGGAAAGAAAACTCAACACGAAATTGCCGGTTCAAAGCTTGTAGAACTTGACAATGTAGGACATCTTCCTCATATAGAAGTATATCCTGAATTTTTTGAAGCCCTGTACAATTTTATACAATAAATTTAAAACTATAAAATATCTGAAACATTAAGTTTTCTTAAATGATTACAATAGAGTTTAGGCAGATTCAATATTAAGCTTATTCAACTGTTCGTTTATTTTTGAGGAAACGACGATTCTTGTTATCTTTTAAACTTAATGTTTCAGATTTATTGCTTCTTACAATCAATGAATAGTAAAGCACACACTCCAATTCCCGAAAATATGACACAGGAGATCCCTAAATTCTGTATAAAACCAATGCTTGTCAGCCCTACACCTATCAGGATATAATAAATCAGTCCCAGCAATGCTCCGGCACTTCCGGTCTCATTTTTATAATGGATAAGTGCAGTGCTTAAAATATTTGGAACTGCCATACTGAACGCCATCACAATGAAAAAATAAGGGATTAAAAAATATATTCCTGTACCTGTCAGAATCCATACGAAAATAGAAGCAGCAAATGCTGAGATAACACTGACTTTAACTAAATGTTTAGGTGGTATGTTCTTCAATAAGAGGAATCTGTTGAGTTTTGCTCCTGCAAATGTCCCGCCTGCCAATATAACACTGCTGTATCCGAAAACATATGAAGAGTAATGATGTTCTTTAAAGATAAATGGGGCCAGCGAATAGTAAGAAAACAACAAGACATTAAAACTCATTATGAATAAGCAGCATTTTATGATGGCCTTGTCACAAAGCATTCTCTTTAATAAACCTGCTAAAATACCCATGTTGATTTCTTTTACTGAATGTTGGGTTTCTGAAATTTTCTTACGGGAAAGAATAAAAAACAACCCTGCAAGCAGACATAATGTTATGAAAACTCCCTGATGTCCAACAGAAAAAGCCAATACTGATCCGGTAATCATTCCTATTACAGGACTTACAGATAAACCAATTCCGATCCAGGAAAATACTTTACTGATACTGTTTTGATCATAAGTGTCTCTTAGAATCGTTTGTGTTACAATAGAGCCTACGGAGATTCCAAATGCAGAAATAATCCTGGCACTAAGGAGAATCATAAAATTGGGCGCGAAAATAGCCGTCAGCGTTCCGATTCCATAGGTAATAAGTCCATATTCAAGGGATTTTTTTCTTCCGATTCTGTCACATTGTATTCCCCAAAATGCCACTCCCAGAGCAAATGCAATAAAATATAAACTGATCGTTAGGGTAACAGATTCTTCTTTCACCTGAAACTGTTCCTGAACCATTGGCAAAACCGGGCTGTAAATGGTTTCTACAAACTGAGGAAGCATTACAAGTATGGTGAGCAGCCAGATAGGATTTGTCTTTTTCATTTTTTTCTGCAAAGTTTCCAAAATTTCAATGTATATTTATAATGATATAAAAACAAAAAATATCAAAAATAGGACATGGCTGT
The window above is part of the Chryseobacterium sp. MA9 genome. Proteins encoded here:
- a CDS encoding DMT family transporter; protein product: MKKKNILKGVLFVGIGASIYGMLATFVKMAYHDGFTTSEVTTSQFVLGLTGLLILNLIQTLTSKQKLSLPNSKEVRMLLLAGTSLGGTSLFYYIAVQYINVSIAIVLLMQSVWFSVVVESILTKKLPNARKVISVVIVLLGTVLATNLINMEIELDWHGVFWGLMAAASYTLTMFTSNTLATHLPVFRKSIIMLAGGSVVVFAFLFFAQIGPMYFDGLKSLYLNFTENTEHIHSFNYSIFLTYGFVLALFGTIIPPILFNIGFPNAGLGLGSIVSSLELPVSVTMAFVLLGEKVFLIQWIGIALILFAIVLMNLPSKKVNEVSVAELS
- a CDS encoding alpha/beta fold hydrolase; this encodes MKHFRNITAAFALIMSGFMFSQVKPLDAMLSDYKYPYEVHFLNFKSQGEELKMAYMDVHPQKPNGKTIMLLHGKNFNGAYWEKTAKDLSAKGFRVVIPDQIGFGKSSKPHAYQFSFSQLAENTKAVLDELKIDKAIILGHSMGGMVASRFTLLYPEKVQKLILENPIGLEDYKTFAAYQTIDQAYQSELKNTSETYKNYQLKFYYDNKWKEEYQPWLDLIAGWTLHKDYPQVAWDAALTSDMIYNQPVCYEFKNIKVPTLLIIGTRDRTAIGKDRAPKELQPKMGQYQELGKKTQHEIAGSKLVELDNVGHLPHIEVYPEFFEALYNFIQ
- a CDS encoding MFS transporter, translating into MKKTNPIWLLTILVMLPQFVETIYSPVLPMVQEQFQVKEESVTLTISLYFIAFALGVAFWGIQCDRIGRKKSLEYGLITYGIGTLTAIFAPNFMILLSARIISAFGISVGSIVTQTILRDTYDQNSISKVFSWIGIGLSVSPVIGMITGSVLAFSVGHQGVFITLCLLAGLFFILSRKKISETQHSVKEINMGILAGLLKRMLCDKAIIKCCLFIMSFNVLLFSYYSLAPFIFKEHHYSSYVFGYSSVILAGGTFAGAKLNRFLLLKNIPPKHLVKVSVISAFAASIFVWILTGTGIYFLIPYFFIVMAFSMAVPNILSTALIHYKNETGSAGALLGLIYYILIGVGLTSIGFIQNLGISCVIFSGIGVCALLFIDCKKQ